In Xyrauchen texanus isolate HMW12.3.18 chromosome 13, RBS_HiC_50CHRs, whole genome shotgun sequence, a single genomic region encodes these proteins:
- the LOC127654452 gene encoding high mobility group protein HMG-I/HMG-Y-like isoform X2, whose translation MSDSEKQTVSLKDKDGVEKRGRGRPRKHPKESSGSPTPKKARGRPKGSKNKGPSKRKASAAGKPKGRPKKEDLQDLFNFSNVSILRTVPWLV comes from the exons ATGAGCGATTCAGAGAAACAAACTGTCTCCCTTAAAGACAAGGATGGAGTGGAGAAAAGGGGGCGAGGGAGACCAAGAAAACATCCAAAG GAATCAAGTGGATCGCCAACTCCAAAAAAAGCAAGAGGGCGACCAAAAGGTAGCAAAAATAAGGGACCTTCCAAGAGA AAAGCATCGGCTGCAGGAAAACCGAAGGGAAGACCTAAGAAAGAG GATCTCCAAGATCTCTTCAATTTCAGTAATGTTTCAATTCTTCGAACAGTGCCCTGGTTAGTCTAA
- the LOC127654452 gene encoding high mobility group protein HMG-I/HMG-Y-like isoform X1 → MSDSEKQTVSLKDKDGVEKRGRGRPRKHPKESSGSPTPKKARGRPKGSKNKGPSKRKASAAGKPKGRPKKEEKEKQAPQDSSEDAEEDDDEEQ, encoded by the exons ATGAGCGATTCAGAGAAACAAACTGTCTCCCTTAAAGACAAGGATGGAGTGGAGAAAAGGGGGCGAGGGAGACCAAGAAAACATCCAAAG GAATCAAGTGGATCGCCAACTCCAAAAAAAGCAAGAGGGCGACCAAAAGGTAGCAAAAATAAGGGACCTTCCAAGAGA AAAGCATCGGCTGCAGGAAAACCGAAGGGAAGACCTAAGAAAGAG GAAAAGGAAAAACAGGCACCTCAGGACTCGTCTGAGGACGCTGAAGAAGATGACGATGAAGAACAGTAA